TCTGGTTCTGAATATATGGAACCGAGTATATAATGTATTTGTTTAGAACATTGCATGCTATTATGATTGGTGGGCATTTATTAGATTATTGATTCTAAACGGGTTTCATTTAATTTTTCTGTTGTGGGTGTAGATCTCCATACAAGGAGCGTGTTGTGATGGCGTCCTCCGTTACTGGGGCCACAGGATGGTACAAAGGAAAGGTCAAAGCTGTCCCTTCAGGGGATTCCGTGGTGATTGTGGCCATGACCAACAAGGCCGGACCACCACCGGAAAAGACCATTACTTTATCTTCACTTATAGCTCCCAGACTGGTAAACAAGCCCGACAATTAATGATCGTTTCCCAGATAGTATACAAAACACACACacacgtgtatatatatatatatatatttatgcatcTTCCTTTTAATCATTATCCTGAAAAGAATCTTGCTTGTTTCTTAAACAAAATTTAGCCACATTTTGATCTGGGATAAATGTCTTGctcatttgtttttcttttctactAGGCTCGGAGAGGTGGTGTTGATGAGCCATTTGCATGGGACAGCAGAGAGTTTCTTAGGAAGCTCTGTATAGGAAAGgtgcataattttttttatttatgtcaGTTCCTATTGGTTATAGGTTATACTATTCAGTCATTCCGTAACAAGTCCGTCACAATACATTTTCAGGAAGTGTCTTTTCACGTCGACTACACAGTACCGGCGATTGGGCGGGAATTTGGGTCTGTTTTTATAGGCAAAGATGATGTCTCAGAGATGGTTGTTTCTGCAGGCTGGGCAAAGGTACAATCATTATTCATCTATAAATTGGACATATGTTCTCTCTCCCCCATATTTCCCGTATAATCAATTGATTCTTGTTTACATCAGGTCAGGGAGCAGGGTCAACAGAAAGGAGAAGCTAGTCCTATCATTGCAAAGCTCTTACAACTAGAAGAGCAAGCTAAGCAAGAAGGACTTGGTCGCTGGAGCAAGGTTCGCAACTAAATTCTTTCCCCAGCTTTATGAATAAATTGATAATCTAAGTTGCAGAAAGTAGAGGTGTATGCTTCTCTCTCTTGGAAGTTTCCCTCTTCTTTTACTGTCTGCTGACCCATAAACATTATTGTATTCCTGTTTTGCAGGTTCCTGGTGCTGCTGAGGCATCCGTTAGGGATCTACCTCCCTCTGCTATTGGTGATCCTAGCAACCTGGATGCTATGAGTCTGTTGGCAGCAAATAAGGGCAGGCCCATGCAAGGTATTGTTGAGCAGGTTCGTGATGGTAGTACCGTTCGCGTATATTTGCTTCCAGAGTTTCAGTTCGTTCAGGTTTTCGTTGCTGGAATCCAGGTGTGCGCTCTTCCCTGTTCTCTGTGAAAGTTCGTTCAGTTATCTATAATCATGCCACTCTTCTTTGTGTGCGTGTGTTTATATAAAATCTTATTTTTACAATTTTTCTTTATTATATTAGTCTCCATCAATGGGAAGACGAGCTGCACCTGAGCCTGTTCTTGAAGCAGAAGTAACAGCAGAAACAAATGGAAATGCTTCTGCTGAACCTCGAGGCCCACTAACATCTGCACAAAGAGTTGCAGCTTCAACACCTTCATCAAACGAAGGTGCTGATCCATTTGCTGCAGAAGCCAAATATTTTACAGAGATCCGTACGTTGAATCGAGAGGTAAACAGTGGATATATAGGTGTTCTTGCTGCACTTATTTTATTTCGCATCTAATTGGTGTGTTTTATAGGTCCGTATTGTCTTGGAAGGTGTTGACAAATTCAGCAATTTGATTGGGTCAGTGTATTATCCTGATGGGGAATCAGCAAAAGACCTGGCTCTGGAGCTTGTCGAAAATGTAATACAGTGTAATCTTTGTTGCCAGCTGAACTTACATTGAGATATGTCTGTTTGTTGTGTTGATATGTTATTATTTACATGGTTCACTTTACTATCaatattttctctctttttaagCAAGTTATTTGGAAGGCTCCACACTTAATTTTTCTAACCTTTTCCATAGGGTCTTGGTAAGTATGTTGAATGGAGCGCGAATATGATGGAAGAAGATGCGAAGAGAAAGCTAAAGACTGCGGAACTTCAGGCCAAAAAAACGCGATTGAGGATTTGGACAAATTACATACCTCCTGCTACAAACTCAAAAGCAATTCACAACCAGAATTTCACAGGAAAGGTAGGTTGACAGGTTTTGCATTTTGGATTTTTCCTACACAGTTGTTTAATTTATACGCCATTTCATTGTGCCCTGTGTTTGCATGTATTTAAATTTTTGATGGTTTGCTCATCAGGTGGTTGAGATTGTTAGTGGGGATTGCGTTGTTGTTGCGGATGATGCTGTCCCATTTGGAAGTCCTTTAGCTGAACGACGAGTCAATTTGTCCAGTATTAGGTGTCCTAAAATAGGCAATCCTCGTAGAGATGAAAAACCTGCCCCCTATGCTCGTGAAGCAAAAGAATTCTTGAGGACCCGGATTCTTGGAAGACAGGTATGTCACTAGTTGCTGCACAGTACTCGGTTATTATTTAAAACTCTCCTTACAAGCCTTCTTTTCCTttcatatattattatttatataataattataagtaATAAGTGacattttttcttttatattttttatttctatttttattctTGTAATTTCGAGCATCAATTAAATGTTGGTCGTGTGTGAAGGTAAATGTCCAAATGGAGTACTCTAGAAAGGTTGGCATGACTGATGTGCCTACAGCTGCAGCTGGATCTACAGATTCCAGAGTAATGGATTTTGGATCAGTCTTCCTAGTTTCTCCTATTAAGGCTGATGGAGATGATATTCCAGTACAAGCTCCAACTACTACTGGCAGCCAGCCGGCTGGGACTAATGTTGCTGAGCTTGTGGTTGGGCGTGGCTTTGGCACTGTTATTAGGCATCGAGATTTTGAGGAGAGATCAAATCATTATGATGCCCTTCTAGCTGCAGAAACACGAGCAACTGCTGGGAAGAAAGGAATCCACTCTGCCAAGGATCCTCCCGTCATGCACATAACAGATCTTATTGCGGTGAGAGAAATAAACTAACGTAGTAGGGATCATGTTTTTGTAGATATTCTcacaataatttttttatctttctttttctttcttccagGCACCATCAAAGAAATCGAAGGACTTTCTACCATTCCTACAGAGAGCTAGGAAGATTCCTGCTGTTGTGGAGTATGTATTTAGTGGTCATCGTTTTAAAGTATTACTCCCAAAGGAAACATGCAGCATTGCCTTGTCGCTTTCTGGTGTTCGATGCCCTGGTCGTAACGAACCCTATTCAGATGAAGCAATTGCTTTAATGAGGCGGAAAATCATGCAAAGAGACGTGGAGGTATTCCTAATTTCCCTTAATACTGTTGATGTTGCTTTATCTGCAGTACTAAGCTGTCTCTCTTGCGTAGATTCTCGTGGAAAACGTGGATAAGACTGGAACTTTCATTGGATCTTTGTGGGAGTCTAGAAACAATGTGGCAATTGCACTCCTTGAAGCTGGTCTTGCCAAACTTCAAATTTCCTTTGGTAATGACAGGATTCCTGATATCCACCTTCTTGAAAAAGCTGAGCAAGCTGCCAAAAAACAGAAACTGAAAGTAAGAAACATTACACAAGTGCGTATAGGTGTCCTCTGTCAATTTTCTAATCAATTTTTTGTTGCAGATCTGGGAAAACTATGTTGAAGGGGAGGAAGTCTCCATCGGTGCAGCAGCTGCTGACAGTAAACAAAAGG
This genomic interval from Humulus lupulus chromosome 8, drHumLupu1.1, whole genome shotgun sequence contains the following:
- the LOC133797560 gene encoding ribonuclease TUDOR 1, whose translation is MASSVTGATGWYKGKVKAVPSGDSVVIVAMTNKAGPPPEKTITLSSLIAPRLARRGGVDEPFAWDSREFLRKLCIGKEVSFHVDYTVPAIGREFGSVFIGKDDVSEMVVSAGWAKVREQGQQKGEASPIIAKLLQLEEQAKQEGLGRWSKVPGAAEASVRDLPPSAIGDPSNLDAMSLLAANKGRPMQGIVEQVRDGSTVRVYLLPEFQFVQVFVAGIQSPSMGRRAAPEPVLEAEVTAETNGNASAEPRGPLTSAQRVAASTPSSNEGADPFAAEAKYFTEIRTLNREVRIVLEGVDKFSNLIGSVYYPDGESAKDLALELVENGLGKYVEWSANMMEEDAKRKLKTAELQAKKTRLRIWTNYIPPATNSKAIHNQNFTGKVVEIVSGDCVVVADDAVPFGSPLAERRVNLSSIRCPKIGNPRRDEKPAPYAREAKEFLRTRILGRQVNVQMEYSRKVGMTDVPTAAAGSTDSRVMDFGSVFLVSPIKADGDDIPVQAPTTTGSQPAGTNVAELVVGRGFGTVIRHRDFEERSNHYDALLAAETRATAGKKGIHSAKDPPVMHITDLIAAPSKKSKDFLPFLQRARKIPAVVEYVFSGHRFKVLLPKETCSIALSLSGVRCPGRNEPYSDEAIALMRRKIMQRDVEILVENVDKTGTFIGSLWESRNNVAIALLEAGLAKLQISFGNDRIPDIHLLEKAEQAAKKQKLKIWENYVEGEEVSIGAAAADSKQKEVLKVVVTEVLGGGMLYVQTVGDQKLAPIQQQLAALNLQEAPVIGAFNPKKGEIVLAQFSADGSWNRAMIVNGPRGAVESPTDMFEVFYIDYGNQEVVTYSQLRPADASVSAAPGLAQLCNLAYIKVPGLEDDFGQEAAEYLSEQTLSSSKEFRAKVEERDASGGKVKGQGTGPIISVTLVAVDAEISVNAAMLQEGLARLEKKKRWGSKDKQLAFENLEKFQQEARTGRLRMWRYGDIESDDEDTAPPLRKAAGRR